A section of the Malus sylvestris chromosome 17, drMalSylv7.2, whole genome shotgun sequence genome encodes:
- the LOC126610683 gene encoding putative multidrug resistance protein, which translates to MNVGAILSLFPFVLGLALEIYFDKDPSKIKKKVEPLCLALVGLGIGNILFMTGQQGLCGWAGTKLTMRVRNLLFRSILKQEPGWFDSEKNSKAVLVSMLSIDSVSFRSVHVDRLSVLLMGLSSGIVGLCLCFWLDKWLTLLAAALAPLTLGASYFSLIINLGPKLDNDAYAKASNIAAGAVSNIRTVTTFSAQQQLVKSFERALLGPKRKSVKRSQIMGLTLGFSEGALYGAYTLTLWFGGYLVKEGKASFGNVYKIFLILVLSSFSVGQLAGLAPDTSMAATAIPAVFDIITRKPLISSSREKEMKLDRSKPLDIQFKMVTFAYPSRPDVNVLSNFCLKVKGGSTVALVGGSGSGKSTVIWLIQRFYDPIQGKVMMGGVDLREINLKWLRGQIALVGQELTLFAGTIRENIAFGNPSASRGEIEEAAREAYIHEFISSLPQGYETQVGESGAQISGGQKQRIAIARAILKKSKVLLLDEASSALDLESERHIQYALRKISKRATTIIVAHRLLTIREADMIAVMSNGAITEYGSHETLMASHLNGVYASLVRAETEVNAF; encoded by the exons ATGaatgtaggtgcaattttgtctcTCTTTCCTTTTGTTCTAGGTCTAGCCCTCGAAATATATTTCGATAAAGACCCATCGAAAATCAAGAAAAAAGTTGAGCCTCTTTGTTTAGCACTTGTTGGGCTTGGCATTGGGAACATACTCTTCATGACAGGACAACAAGGCTTGTGTGGCTGGGCGGGAACAAAACTTACAATGAGAGTGCGAAACCTCCTGTTTCGTTCGATATTAAAACAAGAGCCTGGTTGGTTTGACTCCGAAAAAAATTCGAAAGCAGTTCTGGTCTCGATGCTCTCGATTGATTCTGTCAGTTTTCGTTCGGTCCATGTCGATCGATTATCAGTACTGTTGATGGGCTTGAGTTCAGGTATCGTGGGACTTTGTTTGTGCTTTTGGCTTGATAAGTGGCTAACTCTTCTGGCTGCTGCTCTCGCTCCTTTGACCCTTGGTGCAAGTTACTTCAGCTTGATCATAAATTTAGGGCCAAAACTCGACAACGATGCTTATGCTAAAGCGAGCAACATTGCTGCCGGTGCAGTTTCAAACATAAGGACAGTCACAACATTTTCTGCTCAGCAACAGTTGGTTAAGTCCTTTGAAAGAGCTTTATTGGGGCCGAAGAGGAAATCGGTTAAAAGGTCACAAATCATGGGCCTAACACTAGGCTTTTCGGAAGGTGCTTTGTATGGAGCATACACCTTAACTCTTTGGTTTGGTGGTTACCTTGTGAAAGAAGGCAAAGCAAGCTTCGGCAATGTGTACAAAATTTTTCTCATCCTTGTTTTGAGTTCGTTTTCTGTTGGACAATTAGCCGGTCTTGCACCAGACACATCCATGGCTGCAACAGCAATTCCAGCAGTTTTCGATATCATTACTCGCAAGCCATTAATCAGCAGCAGCAGAGAAAAAGAAATGAAGCTTGACCGGTCGAAACCATTGGACATTCAGTTCAAAATGGTGACATTTGCATACCCTTCTAGGCCAGATGTGAACGTGTTGAGTAACTTTTGCTTGAAGGTCAAAGGCGGTAGCACAGTGGCACTGGTGGGTGGAAGCGGATCCGGGAAATCTACGGTGATATGGTTAATACAGAGGTTTTATGATCCAATTCAAGGGAAGGTGATGATGGGAGGGGTGGATTTGAGGGAGATAAATCTGAAATGGCTGAGAGGGCAAATAGCTCTAGTGGGTCAAGAGCTTACATTGTTTGCAGGCACTATAAGAGAAAATATTGCTTTTGGAAACCCTAGTGCTTCACGGGGTGAAATTGAAGAAGCTGCAAGGGAAGCTTATATTCACGAGTTCATTAGTAGCCTCCCTCAAGGCTATGAAACTCAG GTTGGTGAGAGTGGAGCCCAGATATCCGGGGGGCAGAAGCAAAGGATTGCCATAGCAAGGGCAATACTGAAGAAATCAAAGGTACTGCTTCTAGACGAAGCAAGTAGTGCACTGGATTTGGAATCGGAGAGACACATACAATATGCACTTAGGAAGATCAGCAAACGGGCTACAACCATCATAGTGGCTCACCGGCTTTTGACGATCCGAGAGGCTGATATGATAGCGGTTATGAGCAACGGTGCCATCACTGAATATGGGAGCCATGAGACACTTATGGCCTCTCACCTTAATGGTGTGTATGCTAGTTTGGTGCGTGCAGAAACTGAAGTCAATGCATTTTGA